One window of the Salvia miltiorrhiza cultivar Shanhuang (shh) chromosome 6, IMPLAD_Smil_shh, whole genome shotgun sequence genome contains the following:
- the LOC130989744 gene encoding vegetative cell wall protein gp1-like encodes MCWFWTLIFLTFTLLVSEAKHHSHKLPSAAAVVGTVYCDTCLHPNPHHFIAGATVAVECKSSRPRFRQEVETNSRGEFRVELPFSVGKHVKTIRGCSVSLVRSNEPSCAAATSSSSSSLRLKSRNGREQIFSAGLFTFKPQVCNEKESKFFMLPPNPLNPGLLPPNPLLPPPSLIPPVLPTPPPSLIPPFFPTPPPSLIPPVLPTPPFSPPSFPLPIPPIPGLVPSPSLPPPPALPVPLPPLPLPPVPFLPPVIPGGPPAEVRTSKP; translated from the exons ATGTGTTGGTTTTGGACATTAATCTTCCTCACTTTCACATTGTTGGTATCAGAAGCCAAGCATCACTCACACAAGCTCccatccgccgccgccgtcgtcgGCACCGTCTACTGCGACACATGCCTCCACCCCAATCCCCACCATTTCATCGCAG GTGCAACTGTTGCAGTGGAATGCAAGAGCTCGAGGCCTCGGTTCCGGCAGGAGGTGGAGACCAACAGCCGAGGAGAGTTCCGAGTTGAGCTCCCTTTCTCCGTCGGCAAACACGTCAAGACAATCCGAGGCTGCTCCGTCTCACTCGTCCGCAGCAACGAGCCGTCCTGCGCCGCTGCCacgtcgtcgtcttcgtcgtCGCTGCGCCTCAAGTCGAGGAACGGAAGGGAGCAGATCTTCTCAGCGGGGCTCTTCACATTCAAGCCCCAAGTCTGCAATGAGAAAGAGAGCAAGTTTTTCATGTTGCCACCAAATCCATTGAATCCCGGCTTATTGCCTCCCAACCCCCTTCTGCCGCCGCCTTCCTTGATTCCGCCGGTTCTGCCGACTCCTCCGCCGTCACTGATTCCGCCGTTTTTTCCTACTCCGCCGCCTTCGCTCATTCCTCCGGTTCTCCCAACGCCGCCCTTCTCGCCGCCTTCCTTCCCCTTACCCATACCGCCAATCCCGGGGCTGGTTCCGTCGCcgtcgctgccgccgccgccagcTCTTCCGGTTCCTCTACCTCCGCTGCCTTTGCCTCCTGTTCCGTTCCTGCCACCTGTGATTCCGGGAGGCCCGCCGGCTGAGGTGAGGACAAGTAAGCCTTGA